Proteins encoded in a region of the Mycolicibacterium chitae genome:
- a CDS encoding SDR family oxidoreductase has product MATPSSREARPLEGKTMFISGASRGIGLAIAKRVAADGANVALVAKTAEPHPTLPGTIYTAAEEIEAAGGRALPIVGDIRDGDVVAAAVAKAVEQFGGIDICVNNASAINLGSIEEVPLKRFDLMNGIQVRGTYAVSQACIPHLKGGDNPHILTLSPPIRMEPKWLQPTPYMMAKYGMTLCALGIAEELRSAGVASNTLWPRTMVATAAVQNLLGGDESMKRSRRPEVYSDAAYAILTRPAREYTGHSALCEDVLLESGVTDLSVYNCTPGEVELGVDLWVDSANPPGYTGP; this is encoded by the coding sequence ATGGCCACACCAAGCTCGCGAGAAGCACGCCCGCTCGAGGGCAAGACGATGTTCATTTCGGGCGCCAGCCGGGGCATCGGGCTGGCGATCGCCAAGCGGGTCGCCGCCGACGGGGCGAACGTCGCGCTGGTCGCCAAGACCGCCGAACCCCACCCCACGCTGCCGGGCACCATCTACACCGCGGCCGAGGAGATCGAGGCGGCCGGCGGCCGGGCGCTGCCGATCGTCGGCGACATCCGCGACGGCGACGTGGTGGCCGCCGCGGTCGCCAAGGCCGTCGAACAGTTCGGCGGCATCGACATCTGCGTCAACAACGCCTCGGCGATCAACCTCGGCTCCATCGAGGAGGTGCCGTTGAAACGCTTCGACCTGATGAACGGCATCCAGGTACGCGGCACCTACGCGGTGTCCCAGGCCTGCATTCCGCACCTCAAGGGCGGCGACAATCCGCACATCCTGACGTTGTCGCCGCCGATCCGGATGGAGCCGAAGTGGCTGCAACCCACGCCTTACATGATGGCCAAGTACGGGATGACGTTGTGCGCGTTGGGCATCGCCGAGGAGCTGCGGTCCGCCGGCGTCGCCTCCAACACGCTGTGGCCGCGCACCATGGTGGCCACCGCGGCGGTGCAGAACCTGCTCGGCGGCGACGAGTCGATGAAACGCTCCCGCAGGCCCGAGGTGTACTCGGATGCGGCCTACGCCATCCTGACCCGGCCCGCCCGGGAGTACACCGGCCACAGCGCGCTGTGCGAGGACGTGCTGCTCGAGTCCGGGGTCACCGACCTGTCGGTGTACAACTGCACCCCCGGCGAGGTCGAGTTGGGCGTGGACCTGTGGGTCGACTCCGCCAACCCGCCGGGTTACACCGGGCCGTGA
- a CDS encoding DUF7782 domain-containing protein: MNPTSLDPALLDAVGADLRAAGFSTAGVAELLGEQADAALTRGVWWPALRVTRTCPPDRQPLAVLVRLFLLGSEEPVEQIAQAFPTVPAQTLAAHGVIELTEPGTARAVLDIRPHSDGARDFLVISDQDAVLRAAPVRHDHVLGIGGASVSLARAVIRTPVARALDLGTGCGIQALHLAAHCEQIVATDTNDRALALAAGTARLNGMSWDLRRGSLFEPVAGERFDLIVSNPPFVVGAGATDYLYRDSGMAGDAVCRQLIERVGDHLTPGGTAHIMANWIVRDGQDWRARVGGWLADTGLHAWVVQRELADPVSYVSLWLADAGETLQDGARRGGQWLDWFAEEGITGVGMGIIALRAPAVGETGAPEHILEEITEADEVITGPEVEAFFARRAYLRDTSDAALLAARLSTAPVFLEEHALPGPEGWQQVSAAVRRPGGPAAVLGVDEVSRALLAGCRGEVPLGTLLELLAHHHGVDADALAQAALPVVREAIGRGILYQAQ; the protein is encoded by the coding sequence TTGAACCCGACCAGCCTGGATCCGGCGCTGCTCGACGCCGTCGGGGCCGACCTGCGGGCCGCGGGCTTCAGTACCGCCGGGGTGGCCGAACTGCTCGGCGAGCAGGCCGACGCCGCCCTCACCCGCGGGGTGTGGTGGCCCGCGCTGCGCGTCACCCGGACCTGCCCGCCCGACCGGCAACCCCTGGCGGTGCTGGTGCGGCTGTTCCTGTTGGGCTCCGAGGAACCCGTCGAGCAGATCGCGCAGGCGTTCCCCACCGTGCCGGCCCAGACCCTGGCCGCTCACGGCGTCATCGAACTGACCGAACCCGGGACGGCGCGCGCCGTCCTGGACATCCGCCCGCACAGCGACGGGGCGCGGGACTTCCTGGTGATTTCCGATCAGGACGCCGTGCTGCGCGCCGCGCCGGTACGCCACGACCACGTGCTCGGCATCGGGGGCGCGTCGGTGTCGCTGGCGCGCGCGGTGATCCGCACCCCGGTGGCCCGCGCCCTGGACCTGGGCACCGGCTGCGGCATCCAGGCGCTGCACCTGGCTGCACACTGCGAACAGATCGTGGCCACCGACACCAACGACCGGGCCCTGGCGCTGGCCGCGGGCACGGCCCGGCTCAACGGGATGAGCTGGGACCTGCGCCGCGGCAGCCTGTTCGAGCCGGTGGCCGGCGAGCGCTTCGACCTGATCGTGAGCAACCCGCCGTTCGTGGTGGGCGCGGGGGCCACGGACTACCTCTACCGCGACTCCGGGATGGCCGGGGATGCGGTGTGCCGGCAGCTGATCGAGCGGGTCGGCGACCACCTGACCCCGGGCGGGACGGCGCACATCATGGCCAACTGGATCGTCCGGGACGGGCAGGACTGGCGCGCCCGGGTCGGCGGCTGGCTGGCCGACACGGGCCTGCACGCCTGGGTGGTGCAGCGCGAACTCGCCGACCCGGTCAGCTACGTCTCGCTGTGGCTCGCCGACGCCGGTGAGACGCTCCAGGACGGCGCGCGCCGCGGCGGGCAGTGGCTGGACTGGTTCGCCGAGGAGGGCATCACCGGCGTCGGGATGGGCATCATCGCGTTGCGCGCGCCGGCGGTCGGCGAGACCGGTGCGCCCGAACACATCCTGGAGGAGATCACCGAGGCCGACGAGGTCATCACGGGCCCCGAGGTCGAGGCGTTCTTCGCCCGCCGGGCCTACCTGCGCGACACCAGCGATGCGGCGCTGCTGGCGGCCCGGCTGTCGACCGCCCCGGTGTTCCTGGAGGAGCACGCGCTACCCGGCCCCGAGGGCTGGCAACAGGTTTCGGCCGCGGTGCGCCGCCCGGGCGGTCCGGCGGCGGTGCTCGGCGTCGACGAGGTGTCCAGGGCGCTGCTGGCGGGCTGCCGCGGCGAGGTGCCCCTGGGCACGCTGCTGGAACTGCTGGCCCACCACCACGGCGTCGACGCCGACGCGCTGGCGCAGGCCGCCCTGCCGGTGGTCCGCGAGGCGATCGGGCGCGGGATCCTCTACCAGGCGCAGTGA
- a CDS encoding SOS response-associated peptidase produces the protein MCGRFAVTTDPALLAQKIQALDETAGSGPGAAGNAAGNAPNSAPNYNVAPTTTISSVVKRHTEPEDESTRRVRSMRWGLVPPWVKAGPDGGPENKGPLLINARAETVTESPAFRNSAKNKRCLIPMDGWYEWMPHQGEGKAKGPKTPFYMYAEDGEQLFAAGLWTTWRPKGADKATPPLLSCTIITTDSAGPLAEIHDRMPLTISSADWDRWMDPDAPADEGLLRGHGDLDRIVVREVSTLVNSVRNNGPELIAPAPPQPEQAELF, from the coding sequence ATGTGTGGACGGTTTGCGGTCACCACCGACCCGGCGCTGCTGGCGCAGAAGATCCAGGCGCTCGACGAGACCGCCGGCAGCGGGCCCGGTGCCGCGGGCAACGCCGCGGGCAACGCCCCGAACTCCGCCCCGAACTACAACGTCGCCCCCACCACGACCATCAGCAGCGTCGTCAAACGGCACACCGAACCCGAGGACGAGTCGACGCGCCGGGTGCGCTCGATGCGGTGGGGCCTGGTCCCGCCGTGGGTCAAGGCCGGACCGGACGGCGGGCCCGAGAACAAGGGTCCGCTGCTGATCAACGCGCGCGCCGAGACGGTCACCGAGTCGCCGGCCTTCCGCAACTCGGCCAAGAACAAGCGCTGCCTGATCCCGATGGACGGCTGGTACGAATGGATGCCGCACCAGGGCGAGGGCAAGGCCAAGGGCCCCAAGACCCCGTTCTACATGTATGCCGAGGACGGTGAGCAGCTGTTCGCCGCCGGACTGTGGACCACCTGGCGGCCCAAGGGTGCGGACAAGGCGACCCCGCCGCTGCTGAGCTGCACCATCATCACCACCGACTCCGCCGGCCCGCTGGCCGAGATCCACGACCGGATGCCGCTGACCATCAGCAGCGCGGATTGGGACCGCTGGATGGATCCGGACGCCCCGGCCGACGAGGGTCTGCTGCGCGGCCACGGCGACCTGGACCGGATCGTCGTGCGGGAGGTCTCGACCCTGGTCAACAGCGTCCGCAACAACGGGCCCGAACTCATCGCCCCGGCGCCCCCGCAGCCCGAACAGGCCGAGCTGTTTTGA
- the aroA gene encoding 3-phosphoshikimate 1-carboxyvinyltransferase, whose amino-acid sequence MPQQSWTAPQTATPVHATVTVPGSKSLTNRTLLLSALAAAQGAGPSTISGALRSRDTDLMIGALRTLGLDVDGDNSELTISGAVAPPPDARVDCGLAGTVLRFVPALAALGTVPVEFDGDEQARTRPIAPLLAGLRTLGVQIDGDGLPFKVIGSGAVAGGPVDIDASASSQFVSGLLLCGPSFTDGVTVRHTGATVPSAPHIAMTVQMLRQAGVRVDDSTPDQWRVEPGPVSARHWQVEPDLSNAVPFLSAAVVTGGAVRITGWPSPSLQASDTILRVLRLAEATVSQTDSHLEVRGALSYDGFDVDLNEVGELTPAVAALAALAVEGSVSRLRGIAHLRGHETDRLAALSAEINGLGGQCEETADGLTITATPLRAGTWHSYADHRMAMAGAIIGLRVSGVEIDDIDTTAKTLPEFPELWADMLAGQG is encoded by the coding sequence GTGCCGCAACAGAGTTGGACGGCCCCGCAGACGGCCACGCCCGTCCATGCCACCGTCACCGTCCCCGGGTCGAAGTCGCTGACCAACCGCACGCTGCTGCTCTCGGCGCTGGCCGCCGCGCAGGGCGCGGGCCCCTCGACGATCAGCGGGGCGCTGCGCAGCCGCGACACCGACCTGATGATCGGCGCGCTGCGCACCCTGGGCCTCGACGTCGACGGCGACAACTCCGAACTGACCATCTCCGGGGCGGTGGCGCCGCCGCCGGATGCGCGGGTGGACTGCGGACTGGCGGGCACGGTGCTGCGGTTCGTGCCGGCGCTGGCGGCGCTCGGGACGGTCCCCGTCGAATTCGACGGCGACGAGCAGGCCCGCACGCGGCCCATCGCGCCGCTGCTGGCCGGCCTGCGCACCCTCGGCGTGCAGATCGACGGCGACGGCCTGCCGTTCAAGGTCATCGGTTCCGGTGCGGTGGCCGGCGGCCCGGTCGACATCGACGCCTCGGCGTCGTCGCAGTTCGTCTCGGGGCTGTTGCTGTGCGGCCCGTCGTTCACCGACGGGGTGACCGTCCGGCACACCGGGGCCACGGTGCCCTCGGCCCCGCACATCGCGATGACGGTGCAGATGCTGCGTCAGGCGGGGGTCCGCGTCGACGACAGCACCCCTGATCAGTGGCGGGTGGAGCCCGGCCCGGTCAGCGCCCGGCACTGGCAGGTCGAACCGGACCTGTCCAACGCCGTGCCGTTCCTGTCGGCCGCGGTGGTCACCGGCGGCGCCGTGCGCATCACCGGGTGGCCGTCGCCCAGCCTGCAGGCCTCCGACACCATCCTGCGGGTGCTCAGGCTCGCCGAGGCCACTGTGTCGCAGACGGATTCGCATCTGGAGGTACGCGGCGCGCTGTCCTACGACGGCTTCGACGTCGACCTCAACGAGGTCGGCGAGCTGACCCCGGCGGTGGCCGCGCTGGCCGCCCTGGCCGTCGAGGGCTCGGTGTCCCGGCTGCGCGGGATCGCGCACCTGCGCGGGCACGAGACCGACCGCCTGGCCGCGCTCAGCGCCGAGATCAACGGCCTCGGCGGGCAGTGCGAGGAGACCGCGGACGGTCTGACGATCACCGCGACACCGCTGCGCGCCGGCACCTGGCACTCCTATGCCGATCACCGAATGGCCATGGCGGGGGCCATCATCGGGCTCCGGGTGAGCGGTGTCGAGATCGATGACATCGACACCACCGCCAAGACCCTCCCGGAGTTTCCCGAACTGTGGGCCGACATGCTGGCGGGCCAGGGGTAG
- the rsgA gene encoding ribosome small subunit-dependent GTPase A codes for MAGRTHHYDESDVRIRPGKGSRPRTKNRPDHADAESAMVVTVDRGRWGCVLGGDPRRPVTAMRARELGRTPIVVGDDVDVVGDLSGRPDTLARIVRRRERRTVLRRTADDTDPTERVVVANADQLLIVVALADPPPRAGLVQRALIAAYAGGLRPILCLTKSDLAPPEPFAAQFADLDLTVLTAGRDDPLDAVEPVLAGKLTVLLGHSGVGKSTLVNRIVPEADRAIGEVSGVGKGKHTSTQSVALPLAGGGWVIDTPGIRSFGLAHIETDDVLLSFSDLAEAIADCPRGCGHMGPPADPECALDELSGPAVGRVAAARNLLRALREGAEN; via the coding sequence ATGGCGGGGCGGACGCACCACTACGACGAATCCGATGTCCGGATCCGCCCGGGCAAGGGCTCGCGGCCGCGCACCAAGAACCGTCCCGACCATGCCGACGCCGAGTCGGCGATGGTGGTCACGGTGGACCGGGGCCGCTGGGGCTGCGTGCTCGGCGGTGATCCGCGCCGCCCGGTGACGGCGATGCGGGCGCGGGAGCTGGGCCGCACCCCCATCGTGGTGGGCGACGACGTCGACGTGGTCGGCGACCTGTCGGGCCGGCCGGACACGCTGGCGCGCATCGTGCGGCGCCGGGAACGCCGAACGGTGTTGCGCCGCACCGCCGATGACACCGACCCCACCGAGCGGGTGGTGGTGGCCAACGCCGATCAACTGCTGATCGTCGTCGCGCTGGCCGATCCCCCGCCGCGGGCGGGGCTGGTGCAGCGGGCGTTGATCGCCGCCTACGCCGGCGGGCTGCGGCCGATCCTGTGCCTGACGAAGTCGGATCTGGCTCCGCCGGAACCGTTCGCGGCGCAGTTCGCCGACCTGGACCTCACCGTGCTGACCGCCGGGCGTGATGATCCGCTGGACGCCGTGGAGCCGGTGCTGGCCGGCAAGCTGACCGTGCTGCTCGGACACTCCGGGGTCGGGAAATCCACGCTGGTGAATCGCATTGTGCCCGAGGCCGATCGCGCGATCGGTGAGGTGTCCGGCGTCGGCAAGGGCAAGCACACCTCCACGCAGTCCGTCGCGTTACCGCTGGCCGGGGGCGGCTGGGTGATCGACACCCCGGGCATCCGGTCGTTCGGGCTGGCGCACATCGAGACCGATGATGTGCTGTTGTCCTTCTCCGACCTGGCCGAGGCCATCGCCGATTGCCCGCGCGGGTGCGGCCACATGGGCCCGCCGGCCGACCCCGAATGTGCCCTCGATGAGCTGTCCGGGCCGGCCGTGGGTCGAGTTGCCGCCGCGCGCAACCTACTTCGCGCGCTGCGCGAGGGGGCCGAGAACTAG
- a CDS encoding fatty acid desaturase family protein, with protein MAITDIPAFTHLTEADIESLAFELDAIRQDIEDSRGERDARYIRRTIATQRGLEVAGRLLLLGSSKRSFWWAGTATLGVAKIIENMEIGHNVMHGQWDWMNDPEIHSSSWEWDMTGASKHWRFTHNFMHHKYTNILGMDDDVGFGLIRVTRDQKWTPSNLFNLVYNTMLAALFEWGVGLQHLELGKIFKGRDDRAATLVRMREFGVKTGQQLLKDYVAFPALTALSPAATFKSTAKANAVANIIRNIWANAVIFCGHFPDGAEKFTKTDMVGESQGHWYLRQMLGSANFEGGPLLRFMSGNLCHQIEHHLYPDLPSNRLHEISIRVREVCEKYDLPYTTGSFLVQYGKTWRTIAKLSLPDKFLRDTAHDAPETRSEWMFADLGPDFAATDERTGRRRGLKSAIQRVRAARKARRLNQIEDDRTDRAA; from the coding sequence ATGGCAATCACTGACATTCCGGCATTCACGCACTTGACTGAGGCCGACATCGAGAGCCTGGCGTTCGAGTTGGACGCCATTCGGCAGGACATCGAAGACTCCCGTGGTGAGCGAGATGCGCGGTACATCCGGCGCACCATCGCCACGCAGCGTGGACTCGAGGTGGCCGGCCGGCTGTTGCTGCTGGGCAGCTCCAAGCGGTCGTTCTGGTGGGCCGGGACCGCGACATTGGGCGTGGCCAAGATCATCGAGAACATGGAGATCGGCCACAACGTCATGCACGGTCAGTGGGATTGGATGAACGATCCCGAGATCCACTCCTCGAGCTGGGAGTGGGACATGACCGGGGCGTCGAAGCACTGGCGGTTCACCCACAACTTCATGCATCACAAGTACACCAACATCCTGGGCATGGACGACGACGTGGGCTTCGGCCTGATCCGCGTCACCCGCGACCAGAAGTGGACGCCGAGCAACCTGTTCAACCTGGTCTACAACACCATGTTGGCGGCGCTGTTCGAGTGGGGCGTCGGCCTGCAGCACCTCGAACTCGGCAAGATCTTCAAGGGCCGCGACGACCGCGCCGCCACGCTGGTGCGGATGCGCGAGTTCGGCGTCAAGACCGGTCAGCAGCTGCTCAAGGACTACGTGGCCTTCCCGGCGCTGACGGCGCTGTCGCCGGCGGCGACGTTCAAGTCGACCGCCAAGGCCAACGCGGTGGCCAACATCATCCGCAACATCTGGGCCAACGCCGTGATCTTCTGCGGCCACTTCCCCGATGGCGCAGAGAAATTCACCAAGACCGACATGGTCGGCGAGTCCCAGGGGCACTGGTACCTGCGGCAGATGCTCGGCAGCGCCAACTTCGAGGGTGGCCCGCTGCTGCGCTTCATGAGCGGCAACCTGTGCCATCAGATCGAGCATCACCTGTACCCGGATCTGCCCAGCAACCGGTTGCACGAGATCTCGATCCGGGTGCGCGAGGTGTGCGAGAAGTACGATCTGCCCTACACCACCGGGTCTTTCCTGGTGCAGTACGGCAAGACGTGGCGGACCATCGCCAAACTGTCGCTGCCGGACAAGTTCTTGCGCGACACCGCCCACGACGCGCCGGAAACGCGCAGTGAGTGGATGTTTGCCGACCTGGGGCCGGATTTCGCGGCCACCGACGAGCGCACCGGGCGTCGGCGCGGGCTCAAGAGTGCCATCCAGCGCGTGCGCGCGGCGCGAAAAGCCCGTCGACTCAACCAGATCGAGGACGATCGGACCGATCGCGCGGCCTGA
- a CDS encoding ferredoxin reductase yields the protein MAKNYIKVSAKVGDTVRPTVAGADKHPGWHALRNLVARITTPLLPDDYLHLANPLWSARELRGRILEVRRETEDSATLVIKPGWGFTFDYEPGQYIGIGVLMDGRWRWRSYSLTSAPVAGSNTITITVKAMPEGFLSSHLVGGVAPGTIVRLAAPQGNFVMPDPAPGKVLFLTAGSGITPVMSMLRTLARRDQVFDIVHLHSAPTEADVMFAGELAALAETHPGYRLRVRATRTEGRLDLGKLDAEVSDWRERQTWACGPEAMLADAERLWSGGGLDDQLHLERFAVSRAAPHGAGGTVTFERSGKTVHADAATSLMDAGEQAGVQMPFGCRMGICQTCVVGLVDGHVRDLRTGDEHEPGTRVQTCVSAASGDCVLDI from the coding sequence ATGGCCAAGAACTACATCAAGGTCAGCGCCAAGGTGGGTGACACCGTCCGTCCCACCGTGGCCGGCGCCGACAAGCATCCGGGCTGGCATGCGCTGCGCAATCTGGTCGCCCGGATCACCACGCCGCTGCTGCCCGACGACTACCTGCACCTGGCCAATCCGCTGTGGTCGGCGCGCGAACTTCGGGGTCGCATCCTGGAGGTGCGCCGCGAGACCGAGGATTCGGCGACGTTGGTGATCAAGCCCGGCTGGGGCTTCACCTTCGACTACGAACCGGGGCAGTACATCGGCATCGGCGTGCTGATGGACGGTCGGTGGCGCTGGCGGTCGTACTCGCTGACCTCGGCGCCGGTGGCGGGTTCGAACACCATCACGATCACCGTCAAGGCCATGCCGGAGGGGTTCCTGTCCAGCCATCTGGTGGGCGGGGTCGCCCCGGGCACCATCGTGCGACTGGCCGCCCCGCAGGGCAATTTCGTGATGCCCGACCCCGCGCCCGGCAAGGTGTTGTTCCTCACCGCGGGCTCCGGGATCACCCCGGTGATGTCGATGTTGCGCACGCTGGCGCGCCGCGATCAGGTCTTCGACATCGTGCATCTGCATTCGGCGCCCACCGAGGCCGACGTGATGTTCGCCGGCGAGTTGGCCGCGCTGGCCGAGACCCATCCGGGCTATCGGCTGCGGGTGCGGGCCACCCGGACCGAGGGTCGGCTGGATCTGGGCAAGCTCGACGCCGAGGTCTCGGACTGGCGCGAGCGGCAGACCTGGGCCTGCGGCCCGGAGGCTATGCTCGCGGACGCCGAACGCCTGTGGTCCGGCGGCGGTCTGGACGACCAGCTTCATCTGGAGCGGTTCGCCGTCTCGCGGGCTGCCCCGCACGGCGCCGGTGGCACCGTCACCTTCGAGCGCAGCGGCAAGACCGTCCACGCGGACGCCGCCACCTCGCTGATGGACGCGGGGGAACAGGCGGGGGTGCAGATGCCCTTCGGCTGCCGGATGGGTATCTGTCAGACCTGCGTCGTCGGCCTGGTCGACGGCCACGTCCGGGACCTGCGCACCGGCGACGAGCACGAACCGGGCACCCGCGTGCAGACGTGTGTGTCGGCGGCGTCCGGCGATTGTGTGTTGGACATCTGA
- a CDS encoding DUF6912 family protein, which yields MRVYLPATLGMLRQLVSDGELFPVGGTAFAVTPTLREAYAEGDDDELAEVALGEAARASLRLLAAEAPEDGEDVQGPEAQASDSQGSLPLRRAVIVADIEPATARPDLDDAVVRVGAPCRLDAVAAVYVDIADAEAAVRAAMAVIDEADLGDEDAELTVGDALDHDLAWYATQELPFLLELL from the coding sequence ATGCGGGTCTACCTCCCGGCGACGCTGGGCATGCTGCGCCAACTGGTTTCCGACGGCGAGTTGTTCCCGGTCGGCGGCACGGCGTTCGCGGTGACCCCGACCTTGCGGGAGGCCTACGCCGAGGGCGACGACGACGAGTTGGCCGAGGTGGCGCTCGGCGAGGCGGCGCGCGCGTCGCTGCGGCTGTTGGCCGCCGAGGCGCCCGAGGACGGCGAGGACGTGCAGGGGCCTGAGGCGCAGGCGTCTGACTCCCAGGGATCGCTGCCGCTGCGGCGCGCGGTGATCGTGGCCGACATCGAGCCGGCGACGGCCCGTCCCGACCTCGACGACGCGGTGGTGCGGGTGGGTGCGCCGTGCCGTCTCGATGCGGTGGCGGCGGTGTACGTGGACATCGCGGACGCCGAGGCGGCGGTCCGCGCGGCGATGGCCGTCATCGACGAGGCGGACCTGGGCGACGAGGATGCCGAACTGACCGTCGGCGATGCGCTGGATCACGATCTGGCCTGGTACGCGACGCAGGAACTGCCGTTTCTGCTGGAACTGCTGTAG
- the ppk2 gene encoding polyphosphate kinase 2, whose protein sequence is MAKVKKIPAELYTAELFRLQTEFVKLQEWVKHTGTRLVVVFEGRDAAGKGGTIKRITEYLSPRVARIAALPIPTERERGEWYFQRYVAQLPTRGEIVLFDRSWYNRAGVEKVMGFCSPHEHSLFLHQAPIFEQMLIDDGILLRKYWFSVSDVEQLRRFRKRLKDPVRQWKLSPMDLDSVYRWQDYSRAKDEMMAHTDTPVSPWYVVESDVKKHARLNMMSHLLSTIDYHEVKRPKVKLPDRPQQARDYQRLPRELSTYVPDHVATLLDR, encoded by the coding sequence ATGGCTAAGGTCAAGAAGATCCCCGCCGAGCTCTACACCGCCGAATTGTTCCGCCTGCAAACCGAATTCGTGAAGTTGCAGGAGTGGGTCAAGCACACCGGGACCCGGCTGGTGGTGGTGTTCGAGGGCCGCGACGCCGCGGGCAAGGGCGGCACCATCAAGCGCATCACCGAATACCTCAGCCCCCGGGTGGCGCGGATCGCCGCGCTGCCCATCCCCACCGAGCGGGAACGCGGGGAGTGGTACTTCCAGCGCTACGTCGCCCAGCTGCCGACGCGCGGCGAGATCGTCCTGTTCGACCGGTCCTGGTACAACCGGGCCGGAGTGGAGAAGGTCATGGGTTTCTGTAGCCCGCACGAACATTCGCTGTTCCTGCATCAGGCGCCGATCTTCGAGCAGATGCTCATCGACGACGGGATCCTGTTGCGCAAGTACTGGTTCTCGGTGTCGGACGTGGAGCAGTTGCGCCGCTTCCGGAAGCGGTTGAAGGACCCGGTCCGGCAGTGGAAGCTCTCGCCGATGGATCTGGACTCGGTGTACCGCTGGCAGGACTATTCGCGGGCCAAGGACGAGATGATGGCGCACACCGACACCCCGGTAAGCCCCTGGTACGTCGTCGAATCTGACGTCAAGAAGCACGCGCGGCTGAACATGATGAGCCATCTGCTGTCCACCATCGACTACCACGAGGTCAAGCGGCCCAAGGTGAAGCTGCCGGACCGGCCGCAGCAGGCGCGCGACTACCAGCGGCTGCCCCGGGAGCTGTCCACCTACGTGCCCGACCACGTCGCGACCCTTTTGGACCGATAG